In the Helianthus annuus cultivar XRQ/B chromosome 11, HanXRQr2.0-SUNRISE, whole genome shotgun sequence genome, one interval contains:
- the LOC110889192 gene encoding peroxidase 64 has protein sequence MAAKNTNMLSLIFSFIILGLAHLNLVNTLSANYYDQTCPNAESTITSVVKKAMLNDPTVPAALLRMHFHDCFIRGCDGSVLLNSTGKNKAEKDGPPNISLHAFYVIDNAKKAVEALCPKTVSCADILALAARDAVTLSGGPTWDVPKGRKDGRVSKATETRQLPAPTFNLSQLQQSFAQRGLSMDDLVALSGGHTLGFAHCSSFQNRIHNFSSKQSVDPTLESSFAASLKSVCPAKNTAKNAGANLDATPTTFDNRYYKLLLQGKSIFSSDQSLINSAKTKALVSKFASSQQEFQKAFVKSMIKMSSISGGQEVRHDCRVVN, from the exons atggctgccaaGAACACCAACATGCTTTCCCTTATTTTCAGTTTCATTATCTTAGGATTAGCCCATCTTAACTTGGTTAATACACTAAGTGCTAATTACTATGATCAAACATGCCCCAATGCTGAATCAACCATTACAAGTGTTGTCAAGAAAGCTATGTTGAATGATCCAACAGTTCCTGCTGCACTTCTAAGAATGCATTTCCATGATTGCTTCATCAGG GGGTGTGATGGTTCGGTGTTGTTGAACTCAACTGGGAAGAACAAAGCTGAGAAAGATGGACCTCCAAACATATCATTGCACGCATTCTATGTTATTGATAATGCCAAGAAAGCGGTAGAGGCTTTATGTCCTAAAACTGTATCTTGTGCAGATATCTTGGCATTAGCAGCAAGGGATGCAGTCACTTTG TCTGGAGGGCCAACATGGGATGTGCCAAAAGGAAGAAAGGATGGAAGAGTTTCGAAAGCTACCGAAACACGACAATTACCTGCTCCAACATTCAATCTTTCCCAATTGCAACAAAGTTTTGCACAAAGAGGTCTTTCCATGGATGATTTAGTTGCACTATCAG GAGGACATACACTTGGGTTCGCTCATTGCTCATCCTTTCAGAACAGGATACACAACTTTAGTTCAAAGCAAAGTGTCGACCCAACTCTGGAATCATCATTTGCAGCCAGTTTAAAGAGTGTATGCCCTGCAAAAAACACAGCGAAAAATGCGGGTGCAAATCTTGATGCGACTCCAACAACTTTTGACAATAGATATTATAAGTTACTTCTCCAAGGCAAGAGTATATTCTCTTCTGATCAGTCGTTGATCAATTCGGCAAAGACGAAAGCATTGGTCTCAAAGTTTGCTAGCTCACAACAAGAGTTCCAGAAAGCATTTGTGAAATCCATGATTAAGATGAGCAGCATCAGTGGTGGGCAAGAGGTAAGGCACGACTGTAGAGTGGTAAACTAA
- the LOC110889191 gene encoding peroxidase 64 — MAAKNTNMFPLIFSFIILGLAHHNLVNALSPNYYDQTCPNAESTITSVVKKAMLNDPTVPAALLRMHFHDCFIRGCDGSVLLNSTGKNKAEKDGPPNISLHAFYVIDHAKKAVEALCPKTVSCADILALAARDAVTLSGGPTWDVPKGRKDGRVSKATETRQLPAPTFNISQLQQSFAQRGLSMDDLVALSGGHTLGFAHCSSFQNRIHNFSSKQSVDPTLESSFAASLKSVCPAKNTAKNAGANLDSSPTTFDNRYYKLLLQGKSIFSSDQSLVTSAKTKALVSKFASSQQEFQKAFVKSMIKMSSISGGQEVRLDCRVVN; from the exons ATGGCAGCCAAGAACACCAACATGTTTCCCCTTATTTTCAGTTTCATTATCTTAGGATTAGCCCATCATAACTTGGTGAATGCACTAAGTCCTAACTACTATGATCAAACATGCCCCAATGCTGAGTCAACCATTACAAGTGTTGTCAAGAAAGCTATGTTGAATGATCCAACAGTTCCTGCTGCACTTCTAAGAATGCATTTCCATGATTGCTTCATTAGG GGATGCGATGGTTCGGTGTTGTTGAATTCAACTGGGAAAAACAAAGCTGAGAAAGATGGACCTCCAAACATATCTTTGCATGCATTTTATGTTATTGATCATGCCAAGAAAGCAGTAGAGGCTTTATGTCCAAAAACTGTCTCTTGTGCAGATATCTTGGCATTAGCAGCAAGGGATGCAGTCACTTTG TCTGGAGGGCCAACATGGGACGTGCCGAAAGGAAGAAAGGATGGAAGAGTTTCGAAAGCAACCGAAACACGACAATTACCAGCTCCAACATTCAATATTTCCCAACTGCAACAAAGTTTTGCTCAAAGAGGTCTTTCCATGGATGATTTAGTTGCACTATCAG GAGGGCATACACTTGGGTTCGCGCATTGCTCATCCTTTCAGAACAGGATACACAACTTTAGTTCAAAGCAAAGTGTCGACCCGACACTGGAATCATCATTTGCAGCTAGTTTAAAGAGTGTATGCCCTGCAAAAAACACAGCGAAAAATGCGGGTGCAAATCTTGATTCGAGTCCCACAACTTTTGACAATAGATATTATAAGTTACTTCTCCAAGGCAAGAGTATATTCTCTTCTGATCAGTCGTTGGTCACATCGGCAAAGACCAAAGCACTGGTCTCAAAGTTTGCTAGTTCACAACAAGAGTTCCAGAAAGCATTTGTGAAATCTATGATTAAGATGAGTAGCATCAGTGGTGGGCAAGAGGTAAGGCTCGACTGTAGAGTTGTAAACTAA